The following are encoded together in the Phaseolus vulgaris cultivar G19833 chromosome 9, P. vulgaris v2.0, whole genome shotgun sequence genome:
- the LOC137821760 gene encoding zinc finger BED domain-containing protein DAYSLEEPER-like, with protein MENVKDEDALIKNMAELMIVKFEKYWDEYSVVLAFGVILDPRMKLETLSFCFEKIDSLTWELKLENIKQKLYKLFAEYSSKGLTTSSNTLKREQGQSSSSSTSKPSLFYELKMFKLQVANQTGRTQLDTYLNEPTLDFDLFEHMDVLEWWKNNSQRFSQLALMARDLLSIPITTGASESSFSIGSRILNKYRNSLLPENVEALICTSSWKHGFSEDDEKDYNYQKVEDESSSKTASNVLEVEEDDIIVTA; from the exons ATGGAAAATGTGAAAGATGAAGATGCACTAATTAAGAATATGGCTGAATTGATGATagtcaaatttgaaaaatattgggATGAATATAGTGTTGTACTTGCATTTGGTGTAATTTTAGACCCAAGGATGAAGTTAGAAACATTGAGTTTTTGCTTTGAAAAAATTGATTCACTAACTTGGGAGCTGAAATTGGAAAACATCAAGCAAAAATTATACAAACTTTTTGCCGAATATTCTAGCAAAGGTTTGACAACATCATCAAATACTCTAAAGCGTGAGCAAGGACAATCTTCATCCTCCTCTACTTCTAAACCAAGTCTTTTTTAT GAATTAAAAATGTTCAAGCTTCAAGTAGCTAATCAAACTGGAAGAACACAACTTGACACTTATTTGAATGAGCCAACTTTGGATTTTGATCTTTTTGAGCATATGGATGTGTTAGAGTGGTGGAAAAATAATAGTCAACGTTTTTCGCAGCTTGCTTTAATGGCTAGAGATTTGTTGAGTATTCCTATAACTACAGGTGCATCAGAATCTTCATTTAGCATTGGTTCTCGAATTCTTAACAAGTATAGGAATTCTCTTTTGCCTGAAAATGTGGAAGCACTTATTTGTACTTCTAGTTGGAAGCATGGATTTTCTGAGg ATGATGAAAAAGATTATAATTATCAAAAAGTGGAAGATGAAAGTTCTTCTAAGACTGCATCTAATGTTCTTGAAGTGGAAGAAGATGATATAATAGTAACTGCATAA